One region of Cyanobium sp. M30B3 genomic DNA includes:
- the fmt gene encoding methionyl-tRNA formyltransferase has translation MNVLFWGTPAYAVPSLDALHAAGHRLVGVVSQPDRRRGRGNALLPSPVKTRALELGIPVFTPERIRRQPDLQAELAALGADLSVVVAFGQLLPPEVLAQPPLGCWNGHGSLLPRWRGAAPIQWSLIAGDAETGVGIMAMEAGLDTGPVLLERAIPIGLLENAQQLGERLAALTAELLVEALPRIAAAGPGPEAERLRRLQVRPQAGEGLTNARLLGKDDFVIDWEQSALAIHRRVMGLYPGAHTSWQGERLKLLATEPLVQRLAHRLSPQAAALCSHWSGPAAGHQGQRGDGQTVPGTVLARVQSVGLVVATAGCPLLLRQAQLAGKRSSEGQALLQQLQAQAGDLLGS, from the coding sequence ATGAACGTGCTGTTCTGGGGCACCCCGGCCTACGCGGTGCCCAGCCTCGATGCCCTGCACGCCGCCGGCCACCGGCTGGTGGGCGTGGTGAGCCAGCCGGACCGCCGCCGCGGCCGCGGCAATGCCCTGCTGCCCAGCCCGGTGAAGACCCGGGCCCTGGAGCTGGGCATTCCGGTGTTCACCCCGGAGCGCATCCGGCGTCAGCCCGATCTGCAGGCCGAGCTGGCCGCCCTCGGTGCCGACCTCTCGGTGGTGGTGGCCTTCGGCCAGCTGCTGCCGCCGGAGGTGCTGGCCCAGCCGCCCCTGGGCTGCTGGAACGGCCACGGCTCCCTGCTGCCCCGCTGGCGCGGCGCGGCCCCGATCCAGTGGAGCCTGATCGCGGGGGATGCCGAAACCGGCGTGGGGATCATGGCGATGGAGGCGGGGCTGGACACCGGGCCGGTGCTGCTGGAGCGGGCCATTCCGATCGGCCTGCTGGAGAACGCCCAGCAGCTGGGGGAGCGGCTGGCTGCCCTCACCGCTGAGCTGCTGGTGGAAGCCCTGCCGAGGATTGCGGCGGCGGGTCCAGGACCGGAAGCCGAACGCCTGCGGCGGCTGCAGGTGCGCCCCCAGGCCGGGGAGGGCCTCACCAATGCCCGGTTGCTCGGTAAGGACGACTTCGTCATCGACTGGGAGCAGTCCGCCCTGGCCATCCACCGCCGGGTGATGGGCCTCTACCCCGGCGCCCACACCAGCTGGCAGGGGGAGCGGCTCAAGTTGCTGGCCACCGAACCCCTGGTGCAGCGCCTGGCCCACCGGCTCAGCCCCCAGGCAGCGGCACTCTGCAGCCACTGGTCCGGCCCAGCTGCGGGGCACCAGGGCCAGCGCGGGGACGGGCAGACGGTTCCCGGAACGGTGCTGGCCAGGGTGCAGAGTGTGGGGCTGGTGGTGGCGACCGCAGGTTGTCCCCTGCTGCTGCGGCAGGCGCAACTGGCCGGCAAGCGCAGCAGCGAGGGCCAAGCCCTGCTGCAACAGCTGCAAGCGCAGGCGGGCGACCTCCTGGGCTCCTGA
- a CDS encoding UbiX family flavin prenyltransferase, with protein MDPVVLAISGASAQPLAQRALQWLLDAGESVEVVTSRGAIAVWQAELGIQVPGEPAAQERFWRERTGSSGGRLRCHRWNDQAAAIASGSYRTRGMVILPASMGTVGRIASGVALDLVERAADVHLKEARPLVICPRETPWSLVHLRNLTALAEAGARIAPPVPAWYHQPRTIDDMVDFLVARIFDLLQYNLGDLRRWSGPITSPPPTCAPGDPSPPA; from the coding sequence ATGGATCCCGTGGTGCTGGCCATCTCGGGCGCTTCGGCCCAGCCCCTGGCCCAGCGGGCCCTGCAGTGGCTGCTGGATGCGGGAGAGAGCGTGGAGGTGGTGACCAGCCGCGGGGCCATTGCGGTGTGGCAGGCCGAGCTGGGCATCCAGGTGCCCGGCGAGCCGGCGGCCCAGGAACGCTTCTGGCGCGAGCGCACCGGCAGCAGTGGCGGCAGGCTGCGCTGCCACCGCTGGAACGACCAGGCGGCCGCCATCGCCAGCGGCAGTTACCGCACCCGGGGGATGGTGATCCTGCCAGCCTCGATGGGCACCGTGGGACGGATCGCCAGTGGCGTGGCCCTCGATCTGGTGGAGCGGGCCGCCGACGTGCATCTCAAGGAGGCCCGGCCGCTGGTGATCTGCCCGCGTGAGACCCCCTGGAGCCTGGTGCACCTGCGCAATCTCACGGCCCTGGCCGAGGCGGGTGCCCGCATCGCTCCGCCGGTGCCCGCCTGGTACCACCAGCCACGCACGATCGACGACATGGTGGATTTTCTGGTGGCCCGCATCTTCGACCTCCTGCAGTACAACCTCGGCGATCTGCGCCGCTGGAGTGGACCGATCACCTCGCCCCCGCCAACGTGCGCTCCAGGTGATCCCAGCCCCCCCGCGTGA
- a CDS encoding DUF2996 domain-containing protein, with protein MAGTTATATGEPSLGSSRAGIGPRGNRYRSGCLESGPIKPWGPSLVSDPTPSPTPAPAAEARPAKPAKPPAAEAAPFASFIPDSLIPALAREICSYGGPEPQMRFEQGPMPVVSSPCWMVVGELPGERRFWLCFTRDDISAAKTVAVAEGGAEPSLLESFLIDEKKITQALLVSRLVQRLNGQKWLGPN; from the coding sequence ATGGCTGGGACGACGGCGACAGCGACTGGTGAGCCATCCCTCGGCAGCTCCAGAGCGGGGATCGGCCCAAGGGGGAACCGCTACCGGTCCGGCTGCTTAGAGTCAGGGCCCATCAAGCCCTGGGGCCCGAGCCTGGTGAGCGATCCCACCCCTTCCCCCACTCCCGCCCCGGCAGCCGAGGCCAGGCCGGCCAAACCCGCCAAGCCCCCCGCTGCCGAGGCTGCCCCCTTCGCCAGCTTCATCCCCGATTCCCTGATCCCGGCCCTGGCCAGGGAGATCTGCAGCTATGGCGGCCCCGAACCCCAGATGCGCTTTGAACAGGGCCCGATGCCGGTGGTGTCCAGCCCCTGCTGGATGGTGGTGGGGGAGCTGCCGGGTGAGCGCCGGTTCTGGCTCTGCTTCACCCGTGATGACATCAGTGCCGCCAAGACCGTGGCAGTGGCCGAGGGGGGCGCTGAGCCCAGCCTGCTGGAGTCGTTTCTGATCGACGAAAAGAAGATCACCCAGGCCCTGCTGGTGTCCCGTCTGGTGCAGCGGCTCAACGGCCAGAAGTGGCTGGGGCCGAACTGA
- a CDS encoding TldD/PmbA family protein — protein sequence MTATPATTATTAPAGSLDAEQLRGRLEQLAARQGIRQWDLGASCSTDTSVQVDRGEAKQMKGAQRSAITVRVWNGDGLVGITSTSDLSPEGLEKALSGARAASAFGNPDDTPAFSPLATAPLAELDQPLRPSRPILSLLDTLRDAERQLLERHPAIGTVPYNGLAQRRSERLYLNSDGACRQQRLTTASVYLYAKAEEAGRKPRSAGAVRLAYGADDLDLAGCIDEAAERTISHLDYAPIDTGRYTCVFSPEAFLDLIGAFSSLFNARAVLDGVSLSNRDSLGRQLAVPFLTVTDNGLHPGNIGASAFDGEGTPTRPLALLAGGVLANFLHSEATARAFGVAPTGHAGLGAKVSVSPDWFEVGPTPGSGGGQQGLSHLQHSEPRGLVVIDSLSALHAGVKASQGSFSLPFDGWLVRGGERRSIEAATVAGDIRQLLQAIVGFEGEATITPAGLCPHVWVEGLSITGEA from the coding sequence ATGACCGCGACACCAGCAACCACCGCCACCACGGCCCCCGCGGGCAGTCTCGATGCCGAACAGCTGCGCGGTCGGCTCGAACAGCTGGCCGCCCGCCAGGGCATTCGCCAGTGGGACCTGGGCGCCTCCTGCAGCACCGACACCTCCGTGCAGGTGGACCGGGGTGAGGCCAAGCAGATGAAGGGAGCCCAGCGCAGCGCCATCACGGTGCGGGTGTGGAACGGCGACGGCCTGGTGGGGATCACCAGCACCTCCGACCTCTCCCCGGAAGGGCTGGAGAAGGCCCTCAGCGGCGCCAGGGCCGCCAGCGCCTTCGGCAACCCCGACGACACCCCCGCCTTCTCCCCCCTGGCCACGGCTCCCCTGGCGGAGCTGGATCAGCCGCTGCGTCCCAGCCGGCCGATCCTCAGCCTGCTGGACACCCTGCGCGATGCCGAGCGCCAGCTGCTGGAGCGCCATCCGGCCATCGGCACGGTGCCCTACAACGGCCTGGCCCAGCGGCGCAGCGAGCGCCTGTACCTCAACAGCGATGGCGCCTGCCGCCAGCAGCGGCTCACCACCGCCAGCGTGTATCTGTACGCCAAGGCCGAGGAGGCGGGCCGCAAGCCCCGCAGCGCCGGCGCCGTACGCCTGGCCTACGGGGCCGACGACCTCGACCTGGCCGGCTGCATCGACGAGGCCGCCGAGCGCACCATCAGCCACCTCGATTACGCCCCGATCGACACCGGCCGCTACACCTGTGTGTTCAGCCCCGAGGCCTTCCTCGATCTGATCGGCGCCTTCTCCAGCCTGTTCAACGCCCGCGCCGTGCTCGACGGGGTGAGCCTGAGCAACCGCGACTCCCTCGGCCGGCAGCTGGCGGTGCCCTTCCTCACCGTCACCGACAACGGGCTCCACCCCGGCAACATCGGTGCCAGTGCCTTCGACGGCGAGGGCACCCCCACCCGGCCGCTGGCCCTGCTCGCTGGCGGCGTGCTGGCCAACTTCCTGCACTCCGAGGCCACGGCCCGCGCCTTCGGCGTCGCCCCCACCGGCCATGCCGGCCTGGGGGCCAAGGTGTCGGTGAGTCCCGACTGGTTCGAGGTGGGACCCACCCCCGGCAGCGGTGGGGGACAGCAGGGCCTCAGCCACCTCCAGCACAGCGAGCCCCGGGGGCTGGTGGTGATCGATTCGCTCTCGGCCCTGCATGCCGGGGTGAAGGCCAGCCAGGGTTCGTTCTCGCTGCCTTTTGATGGCTGGCTGGTGCGCGGCGGCGAGCGTCGCTCCATTGAAGCGGCCACCGTGGCCGGCGACATCCGCCAGCTGCTGCAGGCGATCGTGGGCTTCGAGGGCGAGGCGACGATCACCCCCGCCGGTCTCTGTCCCCATGTGTGGGTGGAAGGGCTCTCGATCACGGGCGAAGCCTGA
- a CDS encoding TldD/PmbA family protein, translating into MVVSIAAPSVSQLDGNWASRLESLLAAGRAAGADLVEVFLERTDHLGVLAEQDGITSVSPAFGMGAGLRVFSGQRDGFVSTNDLSDAGLLEALDQALGMLGLQRSAAVLSGFEGLAPLRDHASAKADWLGRCPELAAATSRLLEGTAALERRGRHLQVRRGSYARDWQEVLVAASDGTFARDIRLHQSLGLNVLAADGEHRSSIGRRYGSHGRPEQLQQWDADASAREVCESAGAMLYAHYVEAGQMPAVLANRFGGVIFHEACGHLLETTQVERGTTPFAEKVGEAIAHEAVTAIDEGLSDGAFGSLAMDDEGMEPQRTVLIENGVLRRFLSDRAGELRTGHARTGSGRRQSHNFAAASRMRNTYIAAGPHTPAQLIASVDKGLYCKSMGGGSVGPTGQFNFAVEEGYLIENGELTRPVKGATLIGEAKEVMPRISMCANDLDLAAGFCGSVSGSINVTVGQPHIKVDSITVGGR; encoded by the coding sequence ATGGTCGTCTCCATTGCAGCCCCCAGCGTCAGCCAGCTCGATGGCAACTGGGCCAGCCGGCTGGAATCCCTGCTCGCTGCCGGTCGGGCCGCCGGCGCTGATCTGGTGGAGGTGTTCCTGGAGCGCACCGATCACCTGGGGGTGCTGGCTGAACAGGACGGCATCACCAGCGTGAGCCCGGCCTTTGGCATGGGAGCAGGCCTGCGCGTGTTCAGCGGCCAGCGCGACGGCTTCGTGAGCACCAACGACCTCAGCGACGCCGGCCTGCTGGAGGCCCTCGACCAGGCCCTGGGCATGCTCGGGCTGCAGCGCAGCGCCGCGGTGCTGAGCGGCTTTGAGGGCCTGGCGCCCCTGCGCGATCACGCCAGCGCCAAGGCGGACTGGCTGGGCCGCTGCCCCGAACTGGCGGCCGCCACCAGCCGCTTGCTGGAGGGCACCGCCGCCCTGGAGCGGCGGGGCCGCCACCTGCAGGTGCGCCGCGGCAGCTACGCCCGCGACTGGCAGGAGGTGCTGGTGGCCGCCAGCGACGGCACCTTCGCCCGCGATATCCGCCTGCACCAGTCGCTGGGGCTGAACGTGCTGGCCGCCGACGGGGAGCATCGCTCCAGCATCGGCCGCCGCTACGGCAGCCACGGCCGGCCGGAGCAGCTGCAGCAGTGGGATGCGGACGCCAGCGCCCGGGAGGTGTGCGAGAGCGCCGGCGCCATGCTCTACGCCCACTACGTGGAGGCCGGCCAGATGCCGGCGGTGCTGGCCAACCGCTTCGGCGGCGTGATCTTCCACGAGGCCTGCGGCCACCTGCTGGAGACCACCCAGGTGGAGCGGGGCACCACCCCCTTCGCCGAGAAGGTGGGTGAAGCGATCGCCCATGAGGCCGTGACCGCCATCGACGAGGGCCTCAGCGATGGCGCCTTCGGCTCCCTGGCCATGGACGACGAGGGCATGGAACCCCAGCGCACCGTGCTGATCGAAAACGGCGTGCTGCGGCGCTTCCTCAGCGACAGGGCCGGCGAACTGCGCACCGGCCATGCCCGCACCGGCAGCGGCCGGCGCCAGAGCCACAACTTCGCCGCCGCCAGCCGGATGCGCAACACCTACATCGCCGCCGGCCCCCACACCCCCGCGCAGCTGATCGCCTCGGTGGACAAGGGGCTGTACTGCAAGTCGATGGGCGGCGGCAGCGTGGGCCCCACCGGCCAGTTCAACTTCGCCGTGGAGGAGGGCTACCTGATCGAGAACGGCGAGCTCACCAGGCCCGTCAAGGGCGCCACCCTGATCGGTGAGGCCAAGGAGGTGATGCCACGCATCTCGATGTGCGCCAACGACCTCGACCTGGCCGCCGGCTTCTGCGGCTCGGTGAGCGGCAGCATCAACGTCACCGTGGGTCAGCCCCACATCAAGGTGGATTCGATCACCGTGGGGGGCCGCTGA
- a CDS encoding DEAD/DEAH box helicase, protein MAAAFAELGLGQPIVQAVASKGYSEPSPIQRQCIPAVLEGHDVMAAAQTGTGKTAGFTLPMLERLRHGAHARGGVVRGLVLTPTRELAAQVAENVAAYGRYLDLRSDVVFGGVKINPQINRLKAGADVLVATPGRLIDLQQQGAIRLDQVEILVLDEADRMLDMGFIRDIRRLLALMPPRRQNLLFSATFSGPIKALAHGLLHNPVQLQVTPENRAATTVEHLLHPCDMARKPDLLVHLIASQNWRQVLVFARTKHGANRMADKLTEAGMAAAAIHGNKSQGARTRALDGFKSGELRVLVATDLAARGIDIHQLPHVVNLDLPNQAEDYVHRIGRTGRAGHPGHAISLVAAEEHELLRAIERLIGSRLPRQEVPGFEPTVLSAPPLDLSGGRGKGRGRAPMAGAGRPRRSANGNNRHTRNR, encoded by the coding sequence GTGGCAGCGGCCTTCGCCGAGCTGGGGCTGGGCCAGCCCATCGTGCAGGCGGTGGCCAGCAAGGGCTACAGCGAGCCGTCGCCGATCCAGCGCCAGTGCATTCCAGCGGTGCTCGAGGGCCACGACGTGATGGCGGCCGCCCAGACCGGCACAGGCAAGACCGCCGGTTTCACCCTGCCGATGCTGGAGCGACTGCGCCACGGCGCCCACGCCCGCGGCGGCGTGGTGCGGGGCCTGGTGCTCACCCCCACCCGCGAACTGGCCGCCCAGGTGGCCGAGAACGTGGCGGCCTACGGCCGCTATCTCGATCTGCGCAGCGACGTGGTGTTCGGCGGGGTGAAGATCAACCCCCAGATCAACCGGCTGAAGGCGGGCGCCGACGTGCTGGTGGCCACCCCCGGCCGCCTGATCGACCTCCAGCAGCAGGGGGCGATCCGCCTGGATCAGGTGGAGATCCTGGTGCTGGATGAGGCCGACCGCATGCTCGACATGGGCTTCATCCGCGACATCCGCCGCCTGCTGGCGCTGATGCCGCCGCGGCGCCAGAACCTGCTGTTCTCCGCCACCTTCAGCGGCCCGATCAAGGCCCTGGCCCATGGCCTGCTGCACAACCCGGTGCAGCTGCAGGTCACGCCCGAAAACCGTGCGGCCACCACCGTGGAGCACCTGCTCCACCCCTGCGACATGGCCCGTAAGCCGGACCTGCTGGTGCATCTGATCGCCAGTCAGAACTGGCGGCAGGTGCTGGTGTTCGCCCGCACCAAGCACGGCGCCAACCGCATGGCCGACAAGCTCACCGAGGCGGGGATGGCGGCGGCGGCCATCCACGGCAACAAGAGCCAGGGGGCCCGCACCCGGGCCCTGGACGGCTTCAAGAGCGGCGAGCTGCGCGTGCTGGTGGCCACCGACCTGGCGGCCCGCGGCATCGACATCCACCAGCTGCCGCATGTGGTGAATCTGGACCTGCCCAACCAGGCTGAGGACTATGTGCACCGCATCGGCCGCACCGGCCGGGCCGGCCATCCCGGCCACGCCATCTCCCTGGTGGCGGCCGAGGAGCACGAGTTGCTGCGGGCGATTGAGCGCCTGATCGGCAGCCGCCTGCCCCGGCAGGAGGTGCCGGGCTTCGAGCCCACGGTGCTCAGCGCTCCCCCCCTCGACCTGAGTGGTGGCCGGGGCAAGGGCCGGGGTCGGGCGCCGATGGCTGGGGCCGGGCGGCCCCGTCGGTCTGCAAACGGCAACAACCGACACACACGGAACCGCTGA
- the acsF gene encoding magnesium-protoporphyrin IX monomethyl ester (oxidative) cyclase has product MVPPTAVAGSSQADAPTAGLPAAGLTPSAGGPAIKEPVRDTILTPRFYTTDFEAMAAMDLRPNAVELEAICEEFRKDYNRHHFVRNEEFEGAADKLDPETRKVFVEFLEQSCTSEFSGFLLYKELSRRIKARNPLLAECFAHMARDEARHAGFLNKAMSDFGLQLDLGFLTANKAYTYFKPKFIFYATYLSEKIGYWRYIAIYRHLEKNPDSKIFPIFNFFENWCQDENRHGDFFDALMKAQPDTVRGFTARLWCRFFLLAVFATMYVRDVARKEFYEALGLDARAYDKYVIDKTNETSARVFPVVLDVRNPRFWDGLERLVTNNAKLTAADASQAPAPLKAIQKLPYWIANGVQMAQLFLMKPIRSEQFQPAVR; this is encoded by the coding sequence ATGGTGCCACCAACCGCAGTCGCCGGTTCCAGCCAGGCCGATGCCCCGACCGCCGGCCTGCCAGCCGCAGGGCTGACTCCGAGCGCCGGCGGCCCGGCCATCAAGGAGCCGGTGAGGGACACGATCCTCACGCCGCGGTTCTACACCACCGATTTCGAGGCCATGGCCGCCATGGACCTCCGCCCCAACGCCGTGGAGCTGGAGGCGATCTGCGAGGAGTTCCGCAAGGACTACAACCGCCACCACTTCGTGCGCAACGAGGAGTTCGAGGGCGCGGCCGACAAGCTCGATCCCGAAACCCGCAAGGTGTTCGTGGAGTTCCTGGAACAGAGCTGCACCTCCGAATTCTCGGGATTCCTGCTCTACAAGGAGCTCAGCCGCCGCATCAAGGCCAGGAACCCTCTGCTGGCCGAGTGCTTCGCCCACATGGCCCGCGATGAGGCCCGCCACGCCGGCTTTCTCAACAAGGCGATGAGCGACTTCGGCCTGCAGCTCGACCTGGGCTTCCTCACCGCCAACAAGGCCTATACCTACTTCAAGCCGAAATTCATCTTCTACGCCACCTACCTGAGCGAGAAGATCGGCTATTGGCGCTATATCGCTATCTACCGTCACCTGGAGAAGAATCCTGACAGCAAAATCTTCCCGATCTTCAATTTCTTCGAGAACTGGTGCCAGGACGAGAACCGCCACGGCGACTTCTTTGACGCCCTGATGAAGGCCCAGCCCGACACCGTGCGCGGCTTCACTGCCCGCCTCTGGTGCCGCTTCTTCCTGCTGGCGGTGTTCGCCACCATGTACGTGCGCGACGTGGCCCGCAAGGAGTTCTACGAGGCCCTCGGTCTGGATGCCCGCGCCTACGACAAATACGTGATCGACAAGACCAACGAGACCTCAGCCCGGGTGTTCCCGGTGGTGCTGGACGTGCGCAACCCCCGCTTCTGGGATGGCCTGGAGCGCCTGGTGACCAATAACGCCAAGCTCACTGCGGCCGATGCAAGCCAGGCGCCCGCTCCCCTGAAGGCCATCCAGAAGCTCCCTTACTGGATCGCCAACGGCGTGCAGATGGCCCAGCTGTTCCTGATGAAGCCGATCCGCAGCGAACAGTTCCAGCCCGCGGTGCGCTGA
- a CDS encoding bifunctional diguanylate cyclase/phosphodiesterase, with translation MSTPRADSESSLVRELRRSLARLELALAQISDALVITDASGCLLWCNGRFEQLLKLPRLQLLGCRLDQVLDTRLAGDSCLNLQDLLEQRPNGGMVSLALEREPLQVMELEWRPVQSERPAPYVFSFHDVSDRESLQALQLQSRQLVDEQLALAQQVVTCPVTGLPNRRGFARAIQAALQHLERHPTWLAVLFCDLNRFKEVNDTYGHQVGDQLLIALAQRMQQVIRADDVLARLGGDEFVLLCTELESPEEALRIAERLRQVVARPWTPESSGTALEIHPEISIGISFSEHGLESPDQLLHDADLAMYEAKSRPDRQIVVYDSAISSQLNRRIAIRRSLQAALQSQTLPMHFQPWVCLERAAVLGYEALVRPRDLQGEPIDPAELIAVAESSGLMTALGQLVLEQSLLTLDQFGVLANRPSLAVNFSPQQLARPGFAADVLALARRLQVQPRQLCIEVTETALIDHPQRTREELVSLRDAGFRVFLDDFGTGYSSLNWLAELPIDGVKIDRSFTATMLEDPRRHSLVAAILRLAADLDLEVVAEGIERTDQWQALRQMGCRLGQGYLFSRPLPAGQLGQLPAVLLPAAC, from the coding sequence ATGAGCACACCGCGGGCCGATTCCGAAAGCAGTCTGGTCCGGGAGTTGCGTCGCAGTCTGGCCCGGCTCGAGCTGGCCCTGGCCCAGATCAGTGACGCCTTGGTGATCACCGATGCCAGCGGTTGTCTGCTCTGGTGCAACGGCCGTTTTGAGCAGTTGCTCAAACTGCCCCGCCTGCAGTTGCTTGGATGCAGGCTCGACCAGGTGCTGGATACGCGGCTGGCGGGGGACTCCTGCCTGAACCTCCAGGACCTGCTGGAGCAGCGTCCCAACGGGGGCATGGTCTCCCTGGCTCTGGAGCGTGAGCCGCTCCAGGTGATGGAACTGGAGTGGCGCCCCGTGCAATCGGAGCGGCCGGCCCCCTACGTGTTCAGCTTTCACGATGTGAGTGACCGGGAGTCACTCCAGGCCCTGCAGCTGCAGTCGCGCCAGCTGGTGGACGAGCAACTGGCGCTGGCCCAGCAGGTGGTGACCTGCCCGGTGACCGGATTACCCAACCGGCGTGGATTCGCCCGGGCGATCCAGGCCGCCCTCCAGCACCTGGAGCGCCACCCCACCTGGCTTGCGGTGTTGTTCTGTGACCTCAATCGCTTCAAGGAGGTGAATGACACCTACGGCCATCAGGTGGGGGACCAATTGCTGATTGCCCTGGCCCAGCGCATGCAGCAGGTGATCCGGGCTGACGATGTGCTGGCCCGTCTGGGAGGGGATGAATTCGTGTTGCTCTGTACGGAGCTGGAGTCCCCCGAGGAGGCCCTGCGGATCGCCGAGCGGCTGCGCCAGGTGGTGGCCCGGCCCTGGACCCCGGAGAGCAGCGGCACCGCGCTCGAGATTCACCCCGAGATCAGCATCGGCATCTCCTTCAGTGAGCACGGGCTGGAATCCCCGGACCAGTTGCTGCATGACGCCGACCTGGCCATGTACGAGGCCAAGAGCCGGCCGGATCGCCAGATCGTGGTGTACGACTCCGCCATCAGCTCCCAGCTGAACCGGCGCATCGCCATCAGGCGCAGCCTCCAGGCCGCCCTGCAGAGTCAGACGCTGCCCATGCACTTTCAGCCCTGGGTGTGCCTGGAGCGCGCTGCAGTGTTGGGTTACGAGGCCCTGGTGCGCCCTCGGGATCTGCAGGGGGAGCCGATCGATCCCGCCGAGTTGATCGCCGTGGCCGAGTCCTCGGGTCTGATGACGGCCCTTGGCCAGCTGGTGCTGGAGCAGAGTCTGCTGACGCTGGATCAGTTCGGGGTGTTGGCCAACAGGCCTTCGCTGGCGGTGAACTTCAGTCCCCAGCAGCTGGCCCGTCCCGGTTTCGCGGCCGACGTGCTCGCCCTGGCAAGGCGCCTGCAGGTGCAGCCGCGGCAGCTCTGCATCGAGGTCACGGAAACCGCGCTGATCGACCATCCCCAGCGCACCCGGGAGGAGTTGGTCAGCTTGCGGGATGCTGGATTCCGGGTGTTTCTCGACGACTTCGGCACCGGCTATTCGAGCCTCAACTGGCTGGCTGAACTGCCGATCGATGGGGTGAAGATCGACCGCAGCTTCACCGCCACCATGCTGGAGGATCCCCGCCGCCACTCCCTGGTGGCCGCCATCCTGCGCCTGGCCGCTGACCTCGATCTGGAGGTGGTGGCCGAGGGCATTGAGCGGACGGACCAGTGGCAGGCCCTGCGCCAGATGGGTTGCCGGCTGGGCCAGGGCTATCTGTTCAGTCGACCGTTGCCGGCCGGCCAGCTGGGCCAGCTGCCAGCAGTGCTTCTTCCAGCAGCATGTTGA
- a CDS encoding PAS domain S-box protein, with product MTDTSDSAPSIAALEASGLPFVLADSLGTVVRVNHTFRQTYGWLDEEIVGEPIGKILPESFRMAHQFGFSRFQATEQSTILAHPLRLNTLCADGRSLISEHFIVAEKQPEGWIFAATLTPLPEGTPVDA from the coding sequence GTGACTGATACCTCCGACTCGGCCCCTTCGATCGCCGCCCTCGAGGCCAGCGGTCTCCCCTTTGTTCTCGCCGATTCACTGGGGACCGTGGTGCGTGTCAATCACACCTTTCGCCAGACCTACGGCTGGCTTGACGAGGAGATCGTGGGCGAACCGATCGGCAAGATCCTGCCGGAGTCGTTCCGCATGGCCCATCAATTCGGCTTCTCCCGCTTTCAGGCCACGGAACAATCCACGATCCTGGCCCACCCGCTTCGTCTGAACACGTTGTGTGCCGACGGCCGCTCCCTCATATCCGAGCATTTCATTGTGGCTGAAAAGCAGCCTGAGGGCTGGATTTTCGCCGCCACGCTCACCCCCCTGCCTGAGGGCACACCCGTGGACGCATGA